TCCTGGGTCCCGGAGAACTGGTCGGCGAACTGGCCCTGTTCGATCCGGCGGAACGCCGCTCGGCATCCGTCCAGGCGGTGGAAGAGACGGACTGCGTGTGGCTTTCCCGGGAACGCTTCCTGGAGGCCCTCGCCTCCAATCCTTCCCTTGCCCTCTCCGTCATCCGGACCCTTTCCCAGAGGCTTCGGGAAACCTCCCAGCGCGTGGGCAGCCTGGTTCTGATGGACACCTTCGGCCGCCTCGCGCGCTTCATCACAGAACTGGCGGAGCGCGAAGGGCGCCAGCTGGCCGACGGCTCCATCCTGATCACGCGGCCGACCCAGGAGGAGATCGCCCATTTCATCGGAACCAGCCGCGAGACCGTGAACCGCCTGCTGAAGGAACTGGAGACCCAGGGGTTCTTGCGCCTTCTCGGCCGGAAGATCCTCCTGTTCAAGACCCCCTCCTGAGGAGGACCCAAAGCCCCCGCGTGGTACACTCCCACCGCATGGAGGGATGCATGAACGACGCGTCCTGGAAGAGGGTGCTCCTCGTTGCCTGCACCGTCACCTTCGCCGCTCTGGGCGGTGTGGACCCCGAAGCCCCCTATCGAGAAACCGTTTCCGGAGGGAGCGTGGATTGGGACGCGGGGTGGATCCGGGCCGAAGCGGAGGTCCCCCTTCCTGCCGCGGGACCTTCCACCGCCCAGGCCCGTGTGGATGCCCGGAGAGTCGCCGTTCTCAAAGCCCAGGCCGCGGCGCTTCGAATCGCCATGCGCCTTCCTGTCGACTCCGAGCGTCGGCTCGAATCCTTTGAGGCGCTCCGGACCCGGGTCCGGGGCATCGTCTCGGGAGGCCGGGTCGTTTCGGAGGGGGACCGGGACGGACGCTACGTTCTGACCCTCGAGGTGCCCATCAACGGCGTCCAGGGCCTCGCTTCGGAGGTGGCCCTGGTCACTCTCCCCGCGCCCCCGCCCGAACCCGCGCCCCCCCGGAGAACGCCCTCGGACCCGCCTGCTCCGCGGGCCGAGCCGACTCCCCCGCCGAGTCGCGAGCTCTCCTCCTTCGCCACGGTCACCGTGGATGCCCGGGAGGCGGGAGTGAGGCCCGCCCTGCAGCCGAGGATTCTGGATCCCGCCGGGAGGGAAGTCTACGGCATCAAGACCATCAAACCCCTGCG
This Acidobacteriota bacterium DNA region includes the following protein-coding sequences:
- a CDS encoding Crp/Fnr family transcriptional regulator — its product is MDQTELLKRITCFSGLDEAHLEEVLRFSERRTFSRGEVLFELGDPGEALYILLSGRVKCYINGKDGRQVTLAFLGPGELVGELALFDPAERRSASVQAVEETDCVWLSRERFLEALASNPSLALSVIRTLSQRLRETSQRVGSLVLMDTFGRLARFITELAEREGRQLADGSILITRPTQEEIAHFIGTSRETVNRLLKELETQGFLRLLGRKILLFKTPS